Proteins co-encoded in one Lineus longissimus chromosome 11, tnLinLong1.2, whole genome shotgun sequence genomic window:
- the LOC135496153 gene encoding uncharacterized protein LOC135496153 isoform X1 — MRGSLFQVLVFVILLELLACVCSAGTLQDRLNLMWEHTDLDKDERMSRGELANIYNSFDVDHNGRIHREEFVNEWIRRTPGPGAEMQARGIFQVGDVDHNGVIAENDLADLFVQFDRRRDYTVTKREFMFMWKGIFKALAGRKRRTADFSALYK; from the exons ATGAGAGGATCCTTATTTCAAGTCCTAGTTTTCGTGATTCTTCTGGAGTTATTGGCATGTGTTTG TAGTGCTGGCACTCTTCAGGACCGATTAAACTTGATGTGGGAACACACCGATCTGGATAAGGATGAACGAATGTCGAGAGGGGAGCTGGCAAATATCTACAATTCATTCGATGTTGACC ACAACGGGCGGATCCATCGGGAAGAGTTCGTGAATGAGTGGATACGGCGCACGCCTGGTCCGGGGGCTGAGATGCAAGCCCGCGGTATCTTCCAAGTGGGCGATGTCGACCACAACGGAgtcattgcagagaacgacctGGCTGATCTCTTCGTTCAGTTTGACCGCAGAA GAGACTATACGGTCACCAAGAGAGAATTCATGTTCATGTGGAAAGGT atttTTAAGGCCCTTGCCGGAAGGAAAAGAAGGACTGCGGACTTCAGCGCTCTGTATAAATAA
- the LOC135496153 gene encoding uncharacterized protein LOC135496153 isoform X2, with translation MRGSLFQVLVFVILLELLACVCAGTLQDRLNLMWEHTDLDKDERMSRGELANIYNSFDVDHNGRIHREEFVNEWIRRTPGPGAEMQARGIFQVGDVDHNGVIAENDLADLFVQFDRRRDYTVTKREFMFMWKGIFKALAGRKRRTADFSALYK, from the exons ATGAGAGGATCCTTATTTCAAGTCCTAGTTTTCGTGATTCTTCTGGAGTTATTGGCATGTGTTTG TGCTGGCACTCTTCAGGACCGATTAAACTTGATGTGGGAACACACCGATCTGGATAAGGATGAACGAATGTCGAGAGGGGAGCTGGCAAATATCTACAATTCATTCGATGTTGACC ACAACGGGCGGATCCATCGGGAAGAGTTCGTGAATGAGTGGATACGGCGCACGCCTGGTCCGGGGGCTGAGATGCAAGCCCGCGGTATCTTCCAAGTGGGCGATGTCGACCACAACGGAgtcattgcagagaacgacctGGCTGATCTCTTCGTTCAGTTTGACCGCAGAA GAGACTATACGGTCACCAAGAGAGAATTCATGTTCATGTGGAAAGGT atttTTAAGGCCCTTGCCGGAAGGAAAAGAAGGACTGCGGACTTCAGCGCTCTGTATAAATAA